The DNA region CACTCAAGTGAAGATCTTACCAAAACCATTCAAATGATTAAAGAACAGAGTAGTACACCTCTGTTTGTAGGCTTTGGTGTGAATGAAAAGACAGCAAAAGAACGGGCTCGTGGTGTTGATGGAGTTATTGTCGGAAGTGCTTTCGTGGAGGTTCTGCTTAATGAGGGTCTAAGTGGCTCAGAAAAAATTGCGATGATTGCTCAAAAAGCAAAAATCATTAAAGAGAAAATTAACGCATAATATCAAAGAAACAGTGGTGTTGCCAAAAATTACTGTTTCTTTGGTGTCAGCTCATCAGGTTTTTTGAGCCTTTCAAGTAAATTCTCAAAAGGCTCTTTCGCTAAAATATCTGCAAACTGTGTACGATACGTTTGAATGATACTGACTCCCAAAATATCAACATCATAAATCATCCAACTACCATTTTTGTCTTTATAGAATTTATAAATAATCTCATATACTTCACTGTTTTTCATCAAATGCGTTGTTAAATGGATACGGGTGTCTTTAATTTTTTCTAGATTCTTAATAACAATTTTTTCATCAGTGTAGAGATCAAGTTTTTCCATATATGAATTTTTAAGCTTCATCTCAAAGAGTTTAGTAAATTCCACTTGTTTTTCTGGCGCAAGTGATGACCATTGCTTACCACCGATGGCAAGTTGTGCCATTAAATTATAGTCAAAAATTAAATCAAAAATAGCAAAAAGTTTTTCTGATCTCTCAGTTTTTTGAATTTTTTTGTCACGTAGAATTGTGGTTGCTAGATCAATATTGGTTTGCATAAAAGAAGAAATATTTTGCTCTTCAAGTGCCATAGCTGGTGAAGTGCATAAAAGGGATAATAGTAATAGCGTAAAAATTCGTTTCATTGCTTTATTCACTTATGAGTTTATTTCTTCGTGATTCGTAGGCATTACGTAAAAAAGGATAGAGTTCAATAGCATCTTTTTTAAAACTGTCATACTCTTTTACATGTAAAGAAGTTTTATTGACGATATAGAATGCTGTAACAGCTAAAGATTCTCCTGAGCTATTAAATAAATCAGGATCATTGTCATTAATGTAATTGATAGGATTGAGCCATGCGTCACCCACAAGACCAACAATATCGCGGACATTGGATGGTCCCAATAGCGGAAGGACAACATGAAAGCCACTACCCACGCCATAATACCCAAGTGTTTGTCCTAAATCTTCATCGTGTGCTTTAATGCCGAGCTCTTCACCTGCAACGTCACGAAAGCCTAAAATACCCATCGTTGAATTAAGTACAAAACGTTCAGTTTCTTCCCAACTATTGTGCAATTTAAGCTGTAAAAGATTGTTAACAAAACGGATAGGAAAGAAAAGGTTCTCAAAAAAGTTTGAGACACCATGCCGAGCCATTTCAGGAACAATATACGCATAGCCTTGTGCAGTTGGTCGCAAAAGGTATTCATAAAAATGATCGTTAATGGATGTCATGATTTCATTGTAACCGCTCAGTGGATCAAAAAGATTTTCACTATTTTGTGTATTAAATTCAGCTTCTAAATCTCCATTGCTCTGCAAATCGCTACCAAGGTACTTTATATTTGAGGCACTTAGTAAGGATACGCTCAATAAACAGGCTAAAATAAAACGCAAAATAGTACCTCTTTCTTTTAAAATTGCGCAATTATAGGATTTTTTTGATTTAAAGTAAATTAAAGTAAGTAAATTTTCTTATAAAATGATTAAAGCAAGCAAAAATTAATCTTTTTTTGACTATAATCACCGTCCAAATCTCACACACACCAATCCTTTACGGTTGCAGTTTATACTGTTGATGGGTGTGGAGGCTAAACCAAAAAACAAAACAAAGGAGCACTTCATGGTAACCATGAAAGACTTATTAGAGTGTGGTGTACACTTCGGACACCAAACACGTCGTTGGAATCCAAAGATGAAAAAATTCATCTTCGGCGAGAGAAAAAACATCTATATCGTAGATTTACAAAAAACACTACGTTATTTTAGATATACATACAATGTTGTTAAAGATGCAGCAGCAGAGGGCAAAACAATGCTTTTTGTTGGTACAAAAAAACAAGCAAGCCAAGCGATTAAAGAGTACGCAGAAAAATGTGGAATGCCATACGTTAACCACAGATGGTTAGGCGGAATGCTTACTAACTATCAAACCATCAGACAATCAATCCGTAAACTTGACATCATCGAGAAAATGGAAGAAGATGGACAAATTGACCTTCTAACGAAAAAAGAAGCGTTAATGCTTAGAAGAAAAAAAGAGAAACTTCTTGATTACCTTGGTGGTATCAGAAACATGAAAAACTTACCAGATATGATCTTTGTTATTGACACCGTAAAAGAGAAAATCGCCGTTCAAGAAGCAAGAAGACTTGGAATTACTGTTGTAGCTCCACTAGATACTAACTGTGATCCAGACGTTGTAGATCTTCCAATCCCAGGAAATGATGATGCGATCCGTTCAATTCAACTTTTCTGTAAAGAGATGTGTGAAGCGATGACTGAAGGCTATGAAATCCGTTCAAAAGACGCTCCAGCAACTGAAGAAGTGGCTGACATTAGCGAAGACGAGAAAAAAGAGTTGATCGAAGAAGTGGTCAGCGAAGAAGAATTTGCAGTAGAGGCAGGCGAATAATGGCTGAGATTACTGCTGCTTTAGTTAAAGAGTTACGTGAGTCCACTGGGGCTGGTATGATGGACTGCAAAAAAGCACTTGTCGATACTGACGGTGACTTTGAAGCAGCAAAAGACCTTTTAAGAGAAAAAGGTCTTGGTAAAGCAGCTAAAAAAGCTGACAGACTTGCAAGCGAAGGTTTGGTCAATGTTTTTGTTGATCCAAGTCTTAAAATTGCAACCGTCAGTGAAATTAATGCTGAAACTGACTTTGTTGCCAAAAACGAAGGCTTTATTAATTTAACGAAAGACACTACCGCACATATCCAAGCAACTAATGTTGAAACAACTGAAGAGTTGATGAAAACAACCATTAATGGTACTGTGTTTGAAGAGTATTTTGCAACGAAAGTTGCAACCATTGGTGAAAATCTTGTTGTTAGGCGTTTTGCAACGCTTAAAGCGGGTGCAAATGGCGTTGTAAATGGCTACGTTCACTCAAATGGTCGTGTAGGTGTTCTTATCGCTGCAAATTGTGACAGTGAAAAAACAGCAGCAGCAGTGGGTGAATTCATCCGTAACCTCTGTATGCATGCAGCAGCAATGAAACCATCTTTCTTAAGCTATACAGAACTTGATCCTGAGTTTGTAG from Sulfurospirillum diekertiae includes:
- the rpsB gene encoding 30S ribosomal protein S2: MVTMKDLLECGVHFGHQTRRWNPKMKKFIFGERKNIYIVDLQKTLRYFRYTYNVVKDAAAEGKTMLFVGTKKQASQAIKEYAEKCGMPYVNHRWLGGMLTNYQTIRQSIRKLDIIEKMEEDGQIDLLTKKEALMLRRKKEKLLDYLGGIRNMKNLPDMIFVIDTVKEKIAVQEARRLGITVVAPLDTNCDPDVVDLPIPGNDDAIRSIQLFCKEMCEAMTEGYEIRSKDAPATEEVADISEDEKKELIEEVVSEEEFAVEAGE
- a CDS encoding Tgt2/MlaC family protein, translating into MKRIFTLLLLSLLCTSPAMALEEQNISSFMQTNIDLATTILRDKKIQKTERSEKLFAIFDLIFDYNLMAQLAIGGKQWSSLAPEKQVEFTKLFEMKLKNSYMEKLDLYTDEKIVIKNLEKIKDTRIHLTTHLMKNSEVYEIIYKFYKDKNGSWMIYDVDILGVSIIQTYRTQFADILAKEPFENLLERLKKPDELTPKKQ
- the tsf gene encoding translation elongation factor Ts — its product is MAEITAALVKELRESTGAGMMDCKKALVDTDGDFEAAKDLLREKGLGKAAKKADRLASEGLVNVFVDPSLKIATVSEINAETDFVAKNEGFINLTKDTTAHIQATNVETTEELMKTTINGTVFEEYFATKVATIGENLVVRRFATLKAGANGVVNGYVHSNGRVGVLIAANCDSEKTAAAVGEFIRNLCMHAAAMKPSFLSYTELDPEFVEKETIGIKADIEKENEELSRLKKPLKRMPLFVSRVQLNDAVLENAKKEMEAELKAQGKPEKIWDKIIPGQLERFIADNTQLDQQYTLLSQFYVMDDKKTIAHVVEEKAKELGGKIELVGYVRFELGEGLEKKACDFASEVAEQLK
- a CDS encoding MlaA family lipoprotein, with translation MRFILACLLSVSLLSASNIKYLGSDLQSNGDLEAEFNTQNSENLFDPLSGYNEIMTSINDHFYEYLLRPTAQGYAYIVPEMARHGVSNFFENLFFPIRFVNNLLQLKLHNSWEETERFVLNSTMGILGFRDVAGEELGIKAHDEDLGQTLGYYGVGSGFHVVLPLLGPSNVRDIVGLVGDAWLNPINYINDNDPDLFNSSGESLAVTAFYIVNKTSLHVKEYDSFKKDAIELYPFLRNAYESRRNKLISE